ACGCAGCAATTGAAGCCGAAAAAGCTGGAGAGTACGGAGCCGGATTTGCCGTCGTTGCTAGAGAAATTCGGCGCTTGGCTAATCAGACAGCTGTGGCCACACTGGAAATTGAGCAAATTGTTAAAGATATGCAATCAGCAGTCACAGTGGGCGTGATGGAGATGGATAAATTTAACAAATCGGTAAGCGATAGTGTTGAGCGCGTCAGCAAGATTAGTTACCAAGTTGCCGAAGTGATTAATAAAGTACAGAGTCTACCTCCCAGGTTTGAGCAAGTGAGCCAGAGTATAGAAGAACAATCCGAAGGCGCACAGCAAATTAGTGAGGCGATGGGGCAATTGAGCCAAGCTTCCGAGCAAACAGTGGATGCTTTGCGTGAAACTAATAACGCCTTAGAGCAATTAGATGATGCTGCTAGAGGATTACGTCACTCAATTTCCTCTAGAAATTAATCAGAGCAAATAACCAATGAGTAACGATTTACATAATTCACCTGCTGGGGAGAGCCAAATAATTGATCGTCCCGTCTTAAACGATTGCTGGAATAAAATTGGAGTGATGGGCGATCGCTCCTGTACAGAGCTAAAAAATGTCATTCATTGTCATGAATGTCAAGTTTTTGCTGCGGTTGGGGATAGTTTGTTAGAACGTCAGCCACCACTTAATTATGTAGATGAGTGGATTAGTGTACTAGCAGAAACACCTGTTGATGAGGAAACCCAAAACAATGAAACCATCATTAAGACAGCATCAGCTATTTCTGTGATGATTTTTCGTTTGGGGAATGAGCAATTAGCTTTAAGTGCCAAAATTTTGCAAGAAGTTACTCACCCTTGTGTGATTCAACCTCTACCCCACCGAAGCAACGAGTTATTTTTGGGGCTAGTGAATATTCGAGGAGAAACTTTACTTTGTGCGTCTCTGAGCAATTTATTGAACTTAGAATCGGTAGAAGAAAATCCTGCAAATACCTTGCCTATAAACTCACAAAGAATGATGGTAGCAGGACATCAAAATGAAAAATGGGTATTCCCAGTTGATGAGGTTTACGGTATTTACCGTTTTCACCTCAACGAGTTACGAGATGCACCTGTTGTCATAGCCAAAGCCGCTCAATCTTACACCCAAGGCATCATTAATTGGCAGGGCAAGAAAGTCAATTGTCTTGACTCGGAATTATTGTTTTACACCCTCAATAGTAAAATCTTATAGCGGGTGCAGATGAGATGAATAATTACAATCTATTAGATTTATTTTGCCAGGAAATTGAGACTCAGGTATCCATCCTGAAAGAATCTTTAAATACACTCAGA
This genomic interval from Nostoc sp. KVJ3 contains the following:
- a CDS encoding chemotaxis protein CheW, which produces MSNDLHNSPAGESQIIDRPVLNDCWNKIGVMGDRSCTELKNVIHCHECQVFAAVGDSLLERQPPLNYVDEWISVLAETPVDEETQNNETIIKTASAISVMIFRLGNEQLALSAKILQEVTHPCVIQPLPHRSNELFLGLVNIRGETLLCASLSNLLNLESVEENPANTLPINSQRMMVAGHQNEKWVFPVDEVYGIYRFHLNELRDAPVVIAKAAQSYTQGIINWQGKKVNCLDSELLFYTLNSKIL